The proteins below are encoded in one region of Drosophila santomea strain STO CAGO 1482 chromosome 2R, Prin_Dsan_1.1, whole genome shotgun sequence:
- the LOC120444646 gene encoding V-type proton ATPase subunit D: MAKRDILPVFPSRANSVIMKQRVLAARRGVGLLKRKRDAIDMKLRELRRIRFDQDMIGDETMRHAIFSMAKANLLGADFKPQMVSRSHMASVSLRRTEIKIVGVKLNTLELEAKGVGAFPLTGLSCGGMQVNRIRDCYTTALKALVEFSSLEYQVRMLEAASLQTNMRVNALEHVVIPVLQNTYNYICGELEEFEREDFYRLKRSQAKQLEAKMAFTELIKTKNMTDEELETYIKRNISHARPAVDTPFDQEKFEEREVKRRMREARMSMKQRREEEKKEALQRGEPPPPTSFITTHGASISFAGRQRDPRASSGDLYSTKRMLLSSATGPERRSTISVSIRKSDSSAPETGNQETAPRSSGESKKGDDDAPK, encoded by the exons ATGGCCAAACGCGATATCCTGCCCGTCTTTCCCTCCCGAGCCAATTCGGTGATCATGAAGCAGCGGGTTCTGGCGGCGAGGAGGGGCGTGGGTCTCCTGAAGCGGAAGCGGGACGCCATCGACATGAAGCTGCGCGAACTGCGGCGCATCCGTTTCGACCAGGACATGATTGGGGATGAGACGATGCGTCATGCCATATTCTCGATGGCAAAGGCCAATCTCCTGGGCGCCGATTTCAAGCCGCAGATGGTGAGCCGCAGCCACATGGCATCCGTATCCCTACGCCGCACGGAGatcaaaattgtgggcgtcAAACTGAACACCCTGGAGCTGGAGGCGAAGGGCGTGGGCGCCTTTCCGCTGACGGGTCTCAGTTGTGGTGGAATGCAGGTCAACCGGATCAGGGATTGCTATACGACGGCACTCAAGGCACTCGTGGAGTTCTCCTCCCTGGAATACCAAGTGCGCATGCTGGAGGCGGCCTCGCTGCAGACCAACATGAGGGTCAATGCTCTGGAGCATGTG GTAATACCCGTTCTGCAAAATACCTACAACTATATATGCGGCGAGTTGGAGGAGTTCGAGCGCGAGGACTTCTACCGCCTGAAGCGCTCCCAGGCGAAGCAGCTGGAGGCCAAGATGGCCTTCACCGAGCTGATCAAGACCAAGAACATGACCGACGAGGAGCTGGAGACCTACATAAAGCGCAACATAAGTCATGCCCGTCCTGCTGTCGACACACCCTTCGATCAGGAAAAGTTCGAGGAGCGGGAGGTGAAGCGGCGGATGCGGGAGGCCCGAATGTCCATGAAGCAGCGCCGCgaggaggagaagaaggaggCCCTTCAACGGGGCGAGCCCCCGCCGCCCACATCCTTCATCACCACACATGGCGCCTCGATCAGTTTTGCTGGTCGCCAGAGAGATCCACGTGCCAGCAGTGGGGATCTGTACAGCACCAAGCGGATGCTCCTCTCCTCCGCCACTGGGCCGGAACGGAGGTCCACAATTAGTGTGTCCATTAGAAAGTCTGATTCTTCTGCGCCCGAAACTGGAAACCAGGAAACTGCGCCCAGATCCAGCGGAGAGTCAAAAAAAGGAGATGATGATGCGCccaaataa
- the LOC120444647 gene encoding dynein regulatory complex protein 10 — translation MDTTAERQVRLEGVERVLKMSQERIKIAMIIPKLLENPEKLKSVLKGTCYEEVLEPIDDMIHHLGKQSGRSKLPHDHTTMRIVDFFLVNHSIHRFFPNLKKNLNERDRKLLAAFHFLLESAHVHLHRSSRSEITKERKLHAIYHQNVDIQKKIKELKASLAFQKVIGKWKTAAKGIYLMKVEEDLANKKWQNNVAIQNEIEKCNRTMRSYHKSSMDRQKELEEELVNARDSYEKMTKKHLAEEHELRNEKNKLLLQLQSMLKKYDTSLGEKMRENLVAEDQYLAAKKVLDDFMVQFRQEERIYKNIVVKREEEERRIQQEKLVIFMMNRAAAKIQKYWRKWKKDQRKRKRQGKGKGKKGK, via the exons ATACTACCGCCGAACGCCAGGTGAGACTGGAAGGAGTGGAACGCGTGCTAAAGATGTCCCAGGAGCGCATCAAGATAGCCATGATCATTCCGAAGCTGCTGGAGAACCCCGAGAAATTAAAGAGCGTCCTGAAAGGCACCTGCTACGAGGAGGTCCTCGAGCCCATCGATGACATGATCCACCACCTCGGCAAGCAGAGTGGACGTTCCAAGCTGCCACACGACCACACCACCATGCGTATCGTGGACTTCTTCCTGGTCAACCATAGCATTCACCGATTCTTTCCGAATCTGAAGAAGAACCTAAACGAAAGGGATCGAAAGCTACTGGCCGCTTTCCACTTCCTTCTGGAGAGCGCCCACGTCCATCTGCACCGATCCTCGCGAAGCGAGATCACCAAGGAGCGGAAGCTGCATGCCATCTATCACCAGAATGTGGACATTCAGAAGAAAATCAAGGAGCTGAAGGCGAGCCTGGCCTTCCAGAAAGTGATTGGCAAGTGGAAGACGGCCGCCAAGGGCATTTATCTGATGAAGGTCGAGGAGGACCTGGCCAACAAGAAGTGGCAGAACAACGTGGCCATTCAGAACGAAAT TGAAAAGTGCAATCGCACGATGCGTAGTTACCACAAGAGCAGCATGGATAGGCAGAAGGaactggaggaggagctggtAAATGCCCGGGACAGCTACGAGAAGATGACCAAGAAGCATCTCGCCGAGGAGCACGAGCTGCGAAACGAAAA AAACAAGTTGCTCCTGCAACTGCAGAGCATGCTAAAGAAGTACGACACCAGTCTGGGCGAAAAGATGCGCGAGAATCTGGTGGCGGAGGATCAGTATCTGGCCGCCAAGAAGGTCCTCGACGACTTCATGGTGCAGTTCAGGCAGGAGGAGCGCATCTACAAGAACATCGTGGTCAAgcgggaggaggaggagcgtCGCATCCAGCAGGAGAAGCTGGTGATCTTCATGATGAACCGGGCGGCGGCCAAGATCCAAAAATACTGGCGCAAGTGGAAGAAGGATCAGCGCAAAAGGAAGCGCCAGGGAAAGGGCAAGGGCAAGAAGGGAAAGTAG